One window from the genome of Pirellulales bacterium encodes:
- the miaA gene encoding tRNA (adenosine(37)-N6)-dimethylallyltransferase MiaA, translating into MTFSHVADSWFLTGPTAAGKSAVGIELARRLSGEIISLDSMALYRGMDIGTAKPSADERAAVPHHLLDVIEPHEAFSLAQYVDAAERVTADVLSRGRTPIFVGGTPLYLKALLRGMFQGPAADWEFRERLTAEAAAHDPGWLHEQVREVDAAAADRLHPQDTKRLIRVLEVFEKTGQPITALQQQFDHARPASQCRVFVLDWPREELYRRINARVGSMFAAGLVDEVRRLIAASSARGEQNAGPEAARQGAFSRTAAQALGYREVIEHLAGAHTLAETIALVQNRTRAFARRQLTWFRSLSECRAVPCTPGQAAADLASTILAAGNAAPGPLAR; encoded by the coding sequence GTGACTTTCTCCCACGTCGCCGATTCCTGGTTTCTGACAGGTCCCACGGCCGCGGGCAAAAGCGCGGTCGGCATCGAACTGGCGCGGCGCCTCTCGGGCGAGATCATTTCGCTCGACTCAATGGCCCTGTATCGCGGCATGGATATTGGCACCGCCAAGCCTTCGGCCGACGAGCGGGCTGCCGTGCCGCATCACCTGCTGGACGTGATTGAACCGCACGAGGCGTTCAGCCTGGCTCAATATGTCGATGCTGCGGAACGCGTAACGGCTGATGTGTTATCGCGCGGGCGGACGCCCATTTTCGTGGGCGGCACGCCGCTGTATCTCAAGGCCCTCTTGCGCGGCATGTTCCAGGGCCCGGCGGCCGATTGGGAATTTCGCGAACGGTTGACGGCCGAAGCCGCCGCGCATGATCCTGGCTGGCTGCACGAGCAGGTGCGCGAGGTCGATGCCGCGGCCGCCGACCGGCTGCATCCGCAGGACACCAAACGCTTGATCCGGGTTCTGGAAGTGTTCGAAAAAACCGGGCAGCCGATTACGGCCCTCCAGCAGCAGTTCGATCATGCCCGGCCGGCGAGCCAGTGCCGTGTATTCGTCCTCGATTGGCCGCGCGAGGAGCTGTACCGGCGGATCAACGCCCGGGTCGGATCGATGTTCGCCGCAGGGCTGGTCGATGAGGTGCGGCGATTAATCGCGGCCAGTTCCGCGCGAGGGGAGCAGAACGCCGGGCCGGAAGCTGCACGCCAGGGCGCCTTCAGCCGCACCGCCGCGCAGGCGCTCGGCTATCGCGAGGTGATCGAGCATCTCGCCGGTGCGCATACGCTGGCCGAGACGATCGCGTTGGTACAAAACCGCACCCGCGCGTTCGCCCGGCGACAATTGACCTGGTTTCGCAGCTTGAGTGAGTGCCGCGCAGTTCCTTGCACCCCTGGCCAGGCAGCGGCTGATTTGGCGTCGACGATTCTTGCGGCTGGGAACGCGGCCCCGGGCCCCCTGGCACGCTAG
- a CDS encoding phosphoribosyl-ATP diphosphatase, with amino-acid sequence MSNTNTILTRLMAVIEDRRAHPSDKSYTSRLFAGGVDKIGEKIVEEAAEVVEAAHEATTPEGRAHLVHEAADLIYHLFVMLGFREITLAEVEAQLAGRFGISGLEEKASRPPKEQSS; translated from the coding sequence GTGAGCAACACAAACACGATCCTAACACGACTGATGGCCGTGATCGAGGATCGCCGCGCGCATCCGAGCGACAAGTCGTACACGTCGCGGCTGTTTGCTGGCGGCGTCGACAAGATCGGCGAGAAAATCGTGGAAGAGGCGGCCGAAGTCGTCGAAGCCGCGCACGAAGCCACGACACCCGAGGGGCGAGCGCACCTGGTACACGAGGCCGCGGACCTGATCTACCACTTGTTCGTCATGCTAGGCTTCAGGGAGATCACGCTGGCCGAAGTCGAAGCTCAATTGGCCGGGCGTTTCGGCATCTCAGGGCTCGAAGAAAAAGCCTCCAGGCCTCCCAAGGAACAGTCGAGCTGA
- the hisG gene encoding ATP phosphoribosyltransferase yields the protein MTNLRIGIPSKGRLSELAGELLKEAGLNYRRPDRSLFARCRDMPIDVTFLRTEDIPVLCAEGAIDMGLTGGDLVIEHRADIIERLPLDVGHCRLAICVPENGDVKSPRDLAKRRIATSFPNTTQAYLEKHHTTAHMVPLSGSVEVMIALGVADAIVDLVETGSTLAANGLKILDEIGHYQTVLIQNRERRHPELADRVVRRLEGVVIARSYSLLEYNVPRGKLAEAEKITPGFNSPTVSALEDSDWCAVRVMVRRGEVISIMEQLEALGASAILETRIMNCRL from the coding sequence ATGACGAACCTGCGTATTGGCATTCCCAGCAAGGGACGTTTGTCGGAACTGGCCGGCGAACTGTTGAAAGAAGCCGGGCTGAATTATCGCCGGCCCGATCGCAGCCTGTTCGCGCGCTGCCGCGACATGCCGATCGACGTCACCTTCCTCCGCACCGAGGACATCCCCGTCCTCTGCGCCGAAGGGGCCATCGACATGGGCCTAACGGGCGGCGATCTTGTGATCGAGCATCGGGCCGACATCATCGAGCGCCTGCCGCTCGACGTCGGGCACTGCCGGCTGGCGATCTGCGTCCCCGAAAATGGTGACGTAAAAAGCCCGCGCGACCTGGCCAAGCGCCGCATCGCCACGAGCTTTCCGAATACCACGCAGGCGTATCTCGAAAAGCACCACACCACGGCGCACATGGTCCCGCTGTCGGGGTCGGTGGAAGTGATGATCGCGCTGGGCGTGGCTGACGCGATTGTCGACCTGGTCGAGACCGGCAGCACGCTGGCGGCCAACGGGCTGAAGATTCTCGACGAGATCGGCCATTATCAGACTGTGCTGATTCAAAACCGCGAGCGCCGGCATCCCGAGCTGGCCGATCGGGTCGTTCGGCGGCTCGAAGGCGTGGTGATCGCCCGTAGCTACTCGCTGCTGGAGTACAACGTGCCACGCGGCAAGCTGGCCGAAGCGGAAAAAATCACGCCCGGCTTCAATTCGCCGACCGTCAGCGCACTGGAGGACTCCGACTGGTGTGCCGTGCGCGTGATGGTTCGCCGCGGCGAAGTGATCTCGATCATGGAACAGCTCGAAGCGCTCGGTGCAAGCGCCATACTCGAAACGCGGATCATGAATTGCCGTCTGTAA
- a CDS encoding amidohydrolase family protein, with translation MSPVYLNGQNPTQQRDVSITPAITSLTARYLFPVAGPPLAGGCVTVQGERIVDVAARPSGQCLDLGNVAILPGFVNAHTHLEFSDCAAPLGVAGMPLPAWLRMVIAARRDAGENAAVAIARGLDESVRTGTTAIGEIATGGWTDQSLAEAPVDLLAYFELRGLLAERVPERLAEAERVASRARRARPPHAWRAGLSPHAPYSVHPELLVGLVRMAHAHDLPVAMHLAESREEIELLATGSGPFRTFLEELGVWDATAFAHGTRPLEYLQVLGAAPRALVVHGNYLSDEELEYLAIHAERMTTVYCPRTHAYFGHARHPLPRLLALGASVALGTDSRASNPDLGVLAEMRHVARRFPEIAPADVLRLGTLAGAQALACDADTGSLQPGKLANLAIVELPSHEAADPHELVFDAELPVVATYCRGKPITDGNS, from the coding sequence TTGTCCCCTGTTTACTTGAACGGGCAGAATCCTACCCAGCAGCGAGATGTCTCGATTACGCCCGCCATAACTTCACTCACGGCCCGTTATCTTTTCCCTGTCGCGGGTCCGCCGCTTGCCGGCGGTTGCGTGACCGTGCAAGGAGAGCGCATCGTCGACGTTGCGGCACGACCGTCGGGCCAGTGCCTCGATCTGGGCAACGTGGCCATCCTGCCTGGCTTCGTCAACGCGCATACACACCTGGAATTCAGCGATTGCGCCGCGCCCTTGGGTGTGGCGGGCATGCCACTGCCTGCGTGGTTGCGGATGGTAATCGCGGCGCGGCGTGACGCCGGCGAAAATGCCGCTGTGGCAATCGCGCGCGGCTTGGATGAATCGGTACGGACGGGGACGACAGCCATCGGCGAGATTGCCACCGGCGGCTGGACCGACCAGTCGTTGGCCGAGGCCCCCGTGGATCTGTTGGCGTACTTCGAACTGCGCGGGCTGTTGGCTGAACGCGTGCCGGAGCGGCTGGCCGAGGCCGAACGAGTCGCTTCGCGCGCGCGCAGGGCACGCCCGCCGCACGCTTGGCGCGCGGGTCTCAGCCCGCATGCTCCGTACTCGGTTCATCCCGAGCTACTCGTAGGTCTGGTGCGGATGGCGCACGCGCACGATCTTCCCGTCGCCATGCACTTAGCCGAGTCACGCGAAGAGATTGAGCTCCTGGCGACCGGCAGTGGCCCTTTTCGTACCTTTCTCGAAGAGCTGGGTGTATGGGATGCGACCGCATTCGCGCACGGTACGCGACCGCTTGAATATCTGCAGGTGCTGGGCGCCGCTCCGCGGGCGCTCGTGGTTCACGGCAATTATCTAAGCGACGAAGAACTGGAATATCTGGCCATTCATGCCGAACGGATGACGACGGTCTACTGCCCGCGGACTCACGCCTATTTCGGGCACGCCCGCCATCCGCTGCCGCGGCTGCTGGCCTTAGGCGCTTCCGTGGCGCTGGGCACCGACAGCCGAGCTTCGAATCCCGATCTCGGTGTGCTCGCCGAGATGCGACACGTCGCGCGAAGATTCCCAGAGATCGCCCCGGCCGACGTGTTGCGGCTGGGGACGCTCGCCGGGGCGCAGGCCTTGGCATGTGATGCCGACACCGGTTCGCTCCAACCCGGCAAGCTCGCGAACCTGGCGATTGTCGAGCTACCGTCGCACGAGGCGGCCGATCCGCATGAACTCGTCTTCGACGCCGAGCTGCCGGTCGTCGCGACTTACTGCCGCGGCAAGCCGATTACAGACGGCAATTCATGA
- a CDS encoding DUF1570 domain-containing protein — MRACLALAVSFCLVPTAVAADLRRTVQFDFGGQHIEGTPLTSSSAGVELLGRDGRLWTVPAQAAKSLKQTSSSFQSYPVSVLKGRLQTELGKGFRVVSTGHYLVAYPEKVRANWAARFEELYRSFELYFSVRGFRLQDPEFPLIAIVWPDRQSFARACAADRGIGSVPTGLLGYYSPVSNRIMLYDMGNGRASDEAWEQTGATIIHEATHQTAFNTGIHRRFADTPRWVVEGLGMMFEAPGVWNSRAYTRREDRINHDRLDYFRERLVPRHKPEILESLVGSDRLFTSDILSAYAEAWALSFYLVETQPRKYSQYLAVTAQRPVGQAYVPAKRLADFTAVFGANFRMLEAQLLRFMADLP, encoded by the coding sequence GTGCGCGCGTGTCTTGCTTTGGCAGTTAGTTTCTGCCTCGTTCCAACTGCCGTTGCCGCCGATTTGCGGCGGACCGTGCAGTTCGATTTCGGCGGCCAGCATATCGAGGGTACGCCGCTCACCAGTTCTTCGGCGGGGGTGGAACTCTTGGGACGTGACGGCCGTTTGTGGACCGTGCCCGCGCAGGCGGCGAAGTCCCTCAAGCAAACGAGCTCGTCATTTCAAAGCTACCCCGTTTCGGTACTCAAGGGACGGCTGCAGACCGAGCTAGGCAAAGGGTTTCGCGTCGTGAGTACGGGCCATTACCTGGTCGCGTATCCCGAAAAGGTGCGCGCCAATTGGGCCGCGCGTTTCGAAGAGCTCTACCGGTCGTTCGAGCTCTATTTCTCGGTGCGCGGCTTTCGCTTGCAGGATCCCGAGTTTCCCCTGATCGCCATCGTCTGGCCCGACCGGCAGAGTTTCGCCCGGGCCTGTGCGGCGGATCGCGGTATTGGGTCCGTGCCGACGGGATTGCTCGGCTATTATTCGCCGGTCTCGAACCGCATCATGCTTTACGACATGGGTAACGGGCGAGCCTCGGACGAGGCCTGGGAACAGACCGGGGCTACGATTATCCACGAGGCGACGCACCAGACCGCCTTCAATACCGGCATCCATCGGCGCTTTGCCGATACGCCGCGATGGGTCGTCGAGGGGCTAGGCATGATGTTCGAAGCACCCGGCGTCTGGAATTCGCGGGCTTACACCCGTCGCGAGGATCGGATCAACCACGACCGGCTCGACTACTTCCGCGAGCGACTCGTCCCCCGCCACAAGCCCGAGATTCTTGAGTCGCTCGTGGGCTCGGATCGGCTCTTCACGAGCGACATACTGTCGGCCTATGCCGAGGCGTGGGCACTGTCGTTTTACCTGGTCGAGACGCAGCCGCGCAAGTATTCGCAATACCTGGCCGTGACGGCGCAGCGACCCGTCGGCCAGGCCTATGTGCCGGCGAAACGGCTGGCTGATTTCACAGCCGTCTTTGGGGCGAATTTCCGTATGCTCGAAGCTCAGCTCCTCCGCTTCATGGCGGACCTCCCTTAG
- a CDS encoding LysR family transcriptional regulator — protein MAVHLKWLKVFCDVVRQRSFSRAADENDMSQSAASQLVHQLEERLGVKLIDRSKRPFVLTPEGEVYYDGCRSLMERYGSLEDKVRTLHQEVAGCVRVASIYSVGLHHMNRYLQEFLVQHPKANVRLEYLHPHRVFESVENDLADLGLVSYPKSSRTLTAIPWREEPMVLVCAPTHELAGRSSIGLAQLHGRELVGFDSDLTIRREIDRVLHLHRIEVQLVMEFDNIETIKRAIEIDAGVSLLPEPTVLREVAAGSLVAVPLDTDELVRPLGIIHRRGKQLSATTWRFVELLKREGDRMPAEPAADQPARTSIAGNGAAGQSAKNGKPSHQVAGESRSHAGVSASAPPARGAGNGESASMAECRAAETTVG, from the coding sequence ATGGCTGTCCATCTGAAATGGCTGAAGGTCTTCTGTGACGTCGTTCGGCAGCGCAGCTTCTCGCGCGCGGCTGACGAAAACGACATGTCGCAGTCGGCCGCCAGCCAATTGGTCCATCAACTCGAGGAACGGCTCGGCGTCAAACTGATCGACCGCTCGAAGCGGCCTTTCGTACTGACCCCCGAGGGAGAGGTGTATTACGACGGCTGCCGCTCGCTCATGGAGCGGTATGGTTCGCTGGAAGATAAGGTCCGCACCCTGCATCAGGAGGTGGCTGGTTGCGTGCGCGTGGCTTCGATCTACTCGGTCGGGCTGCACCACATGAACCGGTATCTGCAGGAATTCCTGGTCCAGCATCCGAAGGCCAACGTGCGGCTGGAATATCTACATCCGCACCGGGTTTTCGAAAGCGTCGAGAACGATCTGGCCGATCTGGGCCTGGTCAGCTATCCGAAATCGTCGCGCACGCTCACGGCCATTCCTTGGCGCGAAGAGCCGATGGTGCTCGTTTGTGCTCCCACACACGAACTGGCCGGCCGCTCGTCGATCGGGCTGGCGCAGTTACACGGGCGTGAACTCGTGGGTTTCGACAGCGACCTCACGATCCGCCGCGAGATCGACCGCGTGCTCCATCTGCACCGCATCGAGGTGCAATTAGTGATGGAGTTTGATAACATCGAGACGATCAAACGGGCCATCGAAATCGATGCGGGTGTGAGCCTTCTGCCCGAGCCGACTGTCCTGCGGGAGGTCGCGGCCGGAAGCCTGGTCGCGGTGCCGCTGGATACCGACGAGCTGGTGCGCCCGCTGGGCATCATTCACCGCCGTGGCAAGCAACTGAGCGCGACCACCTGGCGGTTTGTCGAACTTCTGAAGCGAGAAGGGGACCGGATGCCGGCCGAGCCGGCAGCGGATCAGCCGGCACGCACCTCGATTGCAGGGAACGGTGCCGCTGGACAATCTGCCAAGAACGGCAAGCCCTCGCATCAAGTCGCTGGCGAATCGAGATCGCATGCAGGCGTCTCGGCCAGCGCGCCTCCCGCCCGTGGCGCGGGAAATGGAGAATCTGCATCGATGGCCGAATGCCGCGCGGCCGAGACCACGGTAGGATAA
- the gltB gene encoding glutamate synthase large subunit: MPPVARSAGLPVREGLYDPAHEHDACGVGFVVHMRGEKSHQIVRSGLEILVNLTHRGACGCDPLTGDGAGILTQIPHDFFKAKCKELGIDLPAPGEYGVGTVFLPPDPTERQACQRRLDELIEAEGQKLLGWRDVPIDNAHIGQTARDVEPFIRQVFVARGARTPADMFEWKLYVIRKQLESSIRSSDLSQKKYCYVPTLSSHVIVYKGLMLADQVQLFYGDLADERYVSALALVHQRYSTNTFPTWDLAQPFRYLAHNGEINTVRGNVNWMHARQSMLASKKYGDDLRKIFPVCTPDGSDSAMFDNAAELLVLTGRSLPQAMSMLIPEPWAGHESMPDDKKAYYEYQACLMEPWDGPASMAFTDGKVIGAVLDRNGLRPSRYCVTKQGLVIMASEAGVLKIPPRDIVSKGRLRPGRMFLVDTVKGRIIADDEIKHALAAKHPYRDWINQNQVNLADLPAVESTNGHKSNGHPSEPLVKLQRAFGYTLEDVRILMMPMATDGQEAIGSMGNDAPLAVLSDRPQLLYNYFKQLFAQVTNPPLDAIREEIITSMITTVGSEGNLLDETPQQCRKLRLDRPIITNEELAQIKALNQPGLRSRTLSTLFPREEGARGMRRRLDELRREASRAIADGVTLLILSDRGVNHEWVPIPALLATSGVHHHLIREKTRTRCGLIIESGEPREVQHFALLTAYGAGAVNPWLALATIDQLHADGYIADSYTLEKLHKQYLKAGVKGLLKVMSKMGISTQQSYRGAQIFEAIGLNADFVEEFFTWTPSRIQGIGLEAVAEEALRRHEHAFPRANLPETLDLDVGGQYQWRRKGEAHMFNPEVVAKLQHATRLNSREDFVKYCQAIDDQQRQLLTLRGLLEFKKVEHPIPLDAVEPAANIVKRFATGAMSYGSISKEAHETLAIAMNRLGAKSNTGEGGEDPARYHPDANGDRRSSAIKQVASGRFGVTSEYLVSAQELQIKMAQGAKPGEGGQLPGHKVDKEIARIRHSTPGVGLISPPPHHDIYSIEDLAQLIHDLKNSNRDARISVKLVAEVGVGTVAAGVAKGKSDVVLISGHDGGTGASPYTSIKHAGIPWELGLAETHQVLVKNDLRGRIVVQTDGQLRTPRDVAIATMLGAEEWGIATAALVTMGCIMMRKCHLNTCPVGIATQDVELRKKFAGKPEHVVNFFFMLAEGLREIMASLGISTVDELVGRVDLLETRQAIGHWKARGLDFSTVLFKPQVPPNVKTYCAEPQDHGLDKSLDMTMLLDLCRPAIQDETPVAFSLPIQNTNRTVGTILSSEITRAHGPKGLPEDTIQLTFHGSAGQSIMAFGVPGVTVRVEGEVNDYCGKGLSGGKVIVYPPADSSFEAEKNIIAGNVVLYGATSGEVYLRGIAGERFCVRNSGARAVVEGVGDHGCEYMTGGVAVILGETGRNFAAGMSGGVAYVLDEEGVFPTLVNMEMVELEALDDAEDQKVVQDLVRNHVNYTASTRGQYVLDNWEQLIPKFVKVMPLDYKRALAGMKKAAVGKAAGELEEVAHG; encoded by the coding sequence ATGCCACCAGTAGCGCGAAGTGCCGGTCTACCCGTTCGCGAAGGGCTCTACGATCCCGCCCACGAACACGACGCTTGCGGCGTCGGTTTCGTCGTCCATATGCGCGGTGAGAAGAGCCATCAAATCGTGCGTTCGGGCTTGGAAATCCTCGTCAACCTTACGCATCGCGGCGCCTGCGGCTGCGATCCGCTCACGGGAGACGGCGCGGGAATTCTCACGCAGATTCCGCACGATTTCTTCAAGGCCAAGTGCAAGGAATTGGGTATCGACCTGCCGGCGCCGGGCGAATACGGCGTGGGCACGGTCTTTTTGCCCCCCGATCCCACCGAGCGACAGGCCTGTCAGCGCCGGCTGGACGAGCTGATCGAGGCCGAAGGGCAAAAGCTGCTCGGCTGGCGCGATGTGCCGATCGACAACGCCCATATCGGCCAGACGGCCCGCGACGTCGAGCCGTTCATTCGCCAGGTATTCGTGGCGCGCGGTGCGCGGACGCCGGCCGACATGTTCGAGTGGAAGCTGTACGTCATTCGCAAGCAGCTCGAATCGTCGATCCGCTCCAGTGATTTGTCGCAAAAGAAATACTGCTACGTGCCGACTCTGTCGTCGCACGTGATCGTGTACAAGGGGCTGATGCTCGCCGACCAGGTGCAGTTGTTCTACGGCGACCTGGCCGACGAGCGATACGTTTCGGCGCTCGCGCTTGTGCATCAGCGGTACAGTACCAACACGTTCCCGACCTGGGACCTGGCGCAACCGTTCCGGTATCTCGCGCACAACGGTGAAATCAACACGGTGCGCGGCAACGTCAATTGGATGCACGCCCGCCAGAGCATGCTGGCGAGCAAGAAGTACGGCGACGACCTGCGCAAGATTTTCCCCGTCTGCACGCCCGACGGCAGCGATTCGGCGATGTTCGACAACGCGGCCGAGCTATTAGTGCTGACGGGGCGGTCGCTGCCCCAGGCGATGTCGATGTTGATCCCCGAGCCGTGGGCCGGTCACGAGAGCATGCCCGACGACAAGAAGGCTTATTACGAATACCAGGCGTGCTTGATGGAACCGTGGGACGGTCCGGCGTCGATGGCGTTTACCGATGGTAAAGTGATCGGCGCGGTTTTGGACCGCAACGGCCTGCGACCGAGCCGGTACTGCGTGACAAAGCAAGGCCTGGTGATCATGGCCTCGGAAGCCGGCGTGCTGAAGATTCCGCCGCGCGACATTGTCTCCAAGGGACGCCTGCGACCCGGTCGCATGTTCCTGGTCGATACGGTCAAGGGGCGGATCATCGCCGACGACGAGATCAAGCACGCGCTGGCGGCGAAGCACCCGTACCGCGACTGGATCAACCAGAATCAAGTCAACCTGGCCGATTTGCCCGCTGTGGAGAGCACCAACGGCCACAAGTCGAACGGCCATCCCAGCGAACCGCTCGTAAAGCTGCAACGCGCGTTCGGCTACACGCTGGAGGACGTGCGCATCCTGATGATGCCGATGGCGACCGACGGGCAGGAAGCGATCGGCTCGATGGGGAATGACGCGCCGCTTGCGGTTCTCTCCGACCGTCCGCAGCTTTTGTACAACTATTTCAAGCAGCTCTTTGCCCAGGTTACGAATCCGCCGCTCGATGCGATCCGCGAAGAGATCATCACTTCGATGATCACCACCGTCGGCTCGGAAGGAAACCTGCTCGACGAAACGCCCCAGCAGTGCCGCAAGCTGCGACTCGACCGCCCGATCATCACGAACGAAGAGCTGGCGCAGATCAAGGCCCTGAATCAACCGGGCTTGCGCAGCCGCACGCTGTCGACCCTCTTCCCGCGCGAAGAAGGAGCGCGGGGCATGCGCCGCCGCCTGGACGAATTGCGCCGCGAGGCGTCGCGCGCCATCGCCGACGGCGTGACGCTATTGATTCTGTCCGACCGCGGCGTGAATCACGAATGGGTGCCGATCCCGGCGCTCTTGGCGACGAGCGGTGTTCATCACCACCTGATTCGCGAAAAGACGCGCACCCGCTGCGGCCTGATCATCGAGTCGGGTGAGCCGCGCGAAGTCCAGCACTTTGCCTTGCTCACCGCTTATGGCGCGGGCGCCGTGAACCCCTGGCTGGCCCTGGCCACGATCGATCAACTGCACGCTGACGGCTACATCGCCGATTCGTATACGCTCGAAAAACTGCACAAGCAGTACCTCAAGGCCGGCGTGAAGGGACTGCTGAAGGTGATGTCGAAAATGGGCATCTCCACGCAGCAGAGCTACCGCGGCGCCCAGATTTTCGAAGCCATCGGCCTCAACGCCGACTTCGTCGAAGAGTTTTTCACCTGGACCCCCAGTCGCATCCAGGGCATAGGGCTCGAAGCGGTTGCCGAAGAGGCGCTCCGCCGACACGAGCACGCTTTCCCGCGCGCCAACTTGCCCGAGACCCTCGATCTCGACGTGGGCGGCCAGTATCAATGGCGGCGCAAGGGCGAAGCGCACATGTTCAATCCCGAGGTGGTTGCCAAGCTGCAACACGCCACGCGGTTGAACAGCCGCGAGGACTTCGTCAAATACTGCCAGGCCATCGACGATCAGCAGCGGCAGTTGCTCACGCTGCGCGGCCTGTTGGAATTCAAGAAAGTCGAGCATCCGATCCCGCTCGACGCGGTCGAGCCCGCGGCAAATATCGTCAAGCGCTTCGCCACCGGAGCCATGTCGTACGGCTCGATTTCGAAGGAAGCGCACGAGACCTTGGCCATCGCCATGAATCGCCTGGGCGCCAAGAGCAATACCGGCGAAGGCGGCGAGGACCCCGCTCGCTACCACCCCGACGCCAACGGCGACCGTCGCTCCAGCGCCATCAAGCAAGTCGCCAGCGGCCGCTTCGGCGTGACGAGTGAATATCTCGTCAGCGCCCAGGAGCTGCAGATCAAGATGGCGCAAGGCGCGAAGCCCGGCGAAGGTGGCCAGTTGCCCGGGCACAAGGTCGACAAAGAGATCGCCCGCATCCGGCACAGCACGCCGGGCGTAGGTTTGATCTCGCCCCCGCCGCATCATGATATTTATTCGATCGAAGACCTGGCGCAGCTGATCCACGATCTAAAGAACTCGAATCGCGACGCGCGGATCAGCGTCAAGCTCGTGGCCGAAGTCGGTGTCGGCACCGTCGCCGCTGGTGTCGCCAAGGGCAAGAGCGACGTCGTACTGATCAGCGGCCACGACGGCGGAACGGGTGCAAGCCCCTACACGTCGATCAAGCACGCCGGCATCCCCTGGGAGTTGGGCCTGGCCGAAACGCATCAGGTGCTGGTGAAGAACGACCTGCGCGGGCGCATCGTCGTGCAGACCGATGGACAGTTGCGCACGCCGCGCGACGTTGCCATCGCCACCATGCTCGGTGCCGAAGAATGGGGTATTGCCACGGCGGCCCTGGTCACGATGGGCTGCATCATGATGCGCAAGTGTCATTTGAACACCTGCCCGGTCGGCATCGCCACCCAGGATGTCGAGCTGCGGAAGAAATTCGCCGGCAAGCCCGAGCACGTCGTCAACTTCTTCTTCATGCTGGCCGAAGGGCTGCGCGAGATCATGGCCTCGCTCGGCATTTCCACCGTCGACGAACTGGTGGGCCGCGTCGATTTGCTGGAAACGCGCCAGGCGATCGGCCATTGGAAGGCGCGTGGGCTCGACTTCTCGACCGTGCTGTTCAAGCCGCAAGTGCCGCCGAACGTCAAAACCTACTGCGCCGAACCGCAGGATCACGGGCTGGACAAGTCGCTCGACATGACCATGCTCTTGGACTTGTGCCGGCCGGCCATCCAGGACGAGACGCCCGTGGCCTTCAGCCTGCCGATTCAAAACACCAATCGCACGGTCGGCACGATCCTCTCGAGCGAGATCACCCGGGCGCACGGGCCAAAGGGACTGCCCGAGGATACGATCCAGCTCACGTTCCACGGCAGCGCCGGGCAGAGCATCATGGCATTCGGCGTGCCGGGCGTGACGGTGCGGGTCGAAGGCGAAGTGAACGACTACTGCGGTAAAGGTCTGTCAGGCGGCAAGGTGATCGTCTACCCGCCGGCGGATAGTTCGTTTGAAGCTGAGAAGAACATCATCGCCGGCAACGTGGTGCTCTACGGCGCCACCAGTGGCGAGGTCTACTTGCGCGGCATTGCCGGCGAACGTTTCTGCGTTCGCAACTCGGGCGCGCGGGCTGTTGTCGAAGGCGTGGGGGACCACGGCTGCGAATACATGACCGGCGGGGTTGCCGTGATCCTGGGCGAGACGGGACGCAACTTCGCGGCCGGTATGAGCGGCGGCGTGGCCTACGTCCTCGACGAGGAAGGCGTCTTCCCCACGCTCGTGAACATGGAAATGGTCGAGCTCGAAGCGCTCGACGACGCCGAGGATCAAAAAGTCGTGCAAGACCTCGTGCGCAATCACGTGAATTACACCGCCAGCACGCGCGGTCAGTACGTGCTGGACAACTGGGAACAATTGATACCGAAGTTCGTGAAGGTTATGCCGCTCGATTACAAACGGGCCCTGGCGGGCATGAAGAAGGCCGCGGTCGGAAAAGCCGCCGGAGAGTTGGAAGAGGTGGCGCATGGGTGA